A stretch of Verrucomicrobiia bacterium DNA encodes these proteins:
- a CDS encoding GNAT family acetyltransferase codes for MVIRPFDPDDEEDVVRLWQRCDLVRPWNDPRKDIRRKLEVRPDLFLVGTVDNKIAATVMLGYEGHRGWINYLAVDPDHQRHGYGRALMAEAERLLRAAGCPKINLQIRATNQGVIEFYRRLGYAVDDVVSMGKRLECDDGPS; via the coding sequence GTGGTCATCCGCCCTTTTGATCCTGACGACGAAGAAGACGTAGTCCGCCTGTGGCAACGCTGTGATCTCGTTCGACCCTGGAACGACCCTCGCAAGGACATCCGCCGAAAGCTCGAAGTCCGGCCGGACCTCTTTCTCGTGGGAACGGTCGATAACAAGATCGCAGCGACCGTGATGCTGGGGTACGAGGGACACCGGGGCTGGATCAATTATCTGGCCGTAGACCCGGATCACCAGCGCCATGGATACGGACGCGCCTTGATGGCGGAAGCGGAGCGACTACTGCGGGCGGCAGGCTGTCCTAAGATCAACCTCCAGATTCGTGCGACCAATCAGGGCGTCATCGAGTTCTACCGGCGACTCGGCTACGCGGTCGATGATGTCGTGAGCATGGGCAAGCGCCTAGAGTGCGATGATGGGCCGTCGTGA
- a CDS encoding DUF3883 domain-containing protein — translation MAEDWSREEVEAVVADYLAMLASELGGEPYNKAAHNRALQRVLGRRTHGSIERKHQNISAVLIELGFPYIEGYKPLGNYQDLLRSVIEHRLDGERRLQEIVATAVVATPTAPRLPSDLLTIEVPAPAGVEDSYAFRDRAPRRQPSAKRDYLAIEARNTSLGLEGERLVLRFEHERLWRAGQRTLADRIEHVSQTRGDGLGYDILSYETDGRERFVEVKTTRFGEMTPFFVSRNEVRSSGEIGDQYQLCRVFAFAREPRLFTLAGPLDHTCRLDPVEFVGVPRSRGASPGSSPP, via the coding sequence ATGGCTGAAGACTGGTCACGCGAGGAGGTCGAAGCCGTGGTCGCCGACTATCTGGCGATGCTCGCCAGCGAACTCGGAGGCGAACCCTACAATAAGGCAGCCCACAACCGAGCCCTGCAGCGGGTACTCGGTCGCCGGACGCACGGGTCCATCGAGCGAAAGCACCAGAACATCAGCGCCGTTTTGATCGAGCTCGGTTTCCCGTACATCGAGGGGTACAAGCCTCTCGGGAACTACCAGGACCTGCTGCGATCCGTCATTGAGCATCGATTGGATGGCGAACGTCGCCTTCAGGAAATCGTCGCAACCGCCGTTGTTGCGACGCCAACCGCCCCTCGGCTCCCCTCTGACCTCCTGACCATCGAGGTGCCCGCCCCGGCGGGTGTCGAGGACAGCTACGCCTTCCGCGATCGCGCCCCTCGACGCCAACCCTCAGCAAAGAGGGACTATCTGGCGATCGAGGCCCGGAACACCTCCCTCGGCTTGGAAGGGGAGCGCTTGGTGCTCCGCTTCGAGCACGAACGCCTTTGGCGGGCCGGCCAGAGGACACTCGCCGACCGGATCGAGCACGTGTCCCAAACCCGGGGGGACGGGCTCGGCTACGACATTCTCTCTTACGAAACCGACGGCCGGGAGCGGTTTGTCGAAGTCAAGACCACGCGGTTCGGCGAGATGACACCATTCTTCGTCTCACGAAACGAAGTCCGTTCCTCTGGAGAGATTGGCGATCAGTACCAGCTTTGCCGAGTCTTCGCCTTCGCCCGCGAACCCCGGCTCTTTACTCTGGCGGGCCCGCTCGACCACACCTGCAGGCTCGATCCGGTTGAATTCGTCGGCGTGCCCAGGTCGCGCGGCGCATCGCCCGGAAGCTCTCCCCCTTGA
- a CDS encoding class I SAM-dependent methyltransferase has protein sequence MDGKTLQFYAEHAPTVAARYAGAESAAARRFHEVFAAGGRILDVGCGSGRDLQALVDAGFEAEGVDACEALLTEAKRRYPALAGRLRRDSLPDLGTILDASSDGILCWAVLMHVPAERLFDTLFNLRRVLRPGGRLLISTPLQGPRVDAETHRDPDGRLFNEVPPEQFQFLFEKVGFRRTNRWDSGDTLGRSERTWATQAFVLEGQSSSLRFAPPPPQLRDAPKLPIRGKAT, from the coding sequence ATGGACGGGAAAACACTCCAGTTCTACGCGGAACATGCGCCCACGGTGGCGGCGCGGTATGCCGGGGCCGAGAGCGCGGCAGCGCGGCGTTTTCATGAGGTCTTCGCGGCTGGTGGTCGAATTCTGGATGTGGGTTGCGGCTCCGGACGCGATCTCCAAGCGCTCGTCGACGCCGGGTTCGAGGCCGAGGGAGTCGATGCCTGCGAGGCCTTGTTGACCGAGGCGAAGCGCCGGTACCCGGCCCTGGCGGGCCGGCTTCGACGGGATTCGCTGCCCGATCTGGGCACGATCCTCGACGCCAGTTCTGACGGCATCCTGTGCTGGGCTGTGCTGATGCACGTGCCGGCGGAGCGGCTCTTCGACACGCTGTTCAACTTGCGCCGCGTGTTGCGACCCGGCGGGCGACTGCTGATTTCCACTCCGCTTCAGGGGCCTCGCGTCGATGCCGAGACCCATCGCGACCCCGACGGGCGGTTGTTCAACGAGGTGCCTCCGGAGCAGTTCCAGTTCCTCTTCGAAAAGGTGGGTTTCCGTCGAACGAATCGCTGGGATTCAGGGGACACTCTCGGCCGGTCTGAGCGCACTTGGGCGACGCAGGCGTTTGTCCTGGAGGGGCAGAGCTCGTCCCTCCGATTCGCGCCTCCTCCCCCACAACTCCGGGATGCACCGAAGCTGCCCATTCGAGGAAAAGCGACTTGA
- a CDS encoding PIN domain-containing protein — MKAGVLDANVLLRFFLQDDPKQSPATTGFLRRAEERDWELLLLDATVAEVTFVMEKVYRRARGDIAAALLDFMHNPFISAHEPAVLSDALVRYGAHPIDFPDALIAAKAAARKIPAISFDQDLDGFTDVTRLEPKG; from the coding sequence ATGAAGGCCGGGGTCCTCGATGCCAATGTGCTGCTGCGGTTCTTCTTGCAGGACGACCCCAAGCAAAGCCCTGCGACGACAGGTTTCCTCCGGCGCGCCGAGGAGCGGGATTGGGAACTCCTCCTTCTCGATGCCACCGTGGCCGAGGTGACCTTCGTCATGGAGAAGGTCTATCGCCGCGCCCGGGGGGACATTGCGGCGGCGCTGCTGGATTTTATGCACAACCCGTTCATCAGTGCCCACGAACCGGCCGTGTTGAGCGACGCGTTGGTGCGTTACGGAGCGCATCCGATCGATTTTCCGGACGCGTTGATCGCCGCGAAGGCGGCTGCGAGGAAGATTCCCGCCATCTCCTTCGACCAGGACCTGGACGGATTCACGGACGTGACAAGGCTTGAACCGAAAGGGTGA
- a CDS encoding HipA domain-containing protein codes for MASNDDDHLRNHGFLMRRSGHWSLSPAYGLDPVPEMDRAQTPKTAVTEEQEAPCVAVALDAAPRFGLRPAEAKPILREVLAAVVDWRQTARRLRLSKGSVAAYASAFEHAFLEEATGLVGSVRRFFSLTTCLA; via the coding sequence CTGGCAAGCAACGACGACGACCATCTCCGCAACCACGGATTCCTGATGCGAAGATCCGGGCATTGGTCGCTCTCACCGGCCTACGGCCTCGACCCGGTTCCGGAGATGGACCGCGCGCAAACGCCGAAGACCGCGGTGACGGAGGAACAGGAAGCCCCGTGCGTCGCCGTCGCTCTGGACGCGGCTCCGCGATTCGGTCTCCGTCCGGCCGAGGCGAAGCCGATTCTGCGCGAGGTCTTGGCCGCGGTGGTGGATTGGCGCCAGACGGCCCGTCGGCTGCGGCTGTCCAAAGGCTCGGTGGCAGCGTATGCGAGCGCCTTCGAGCACGCGTTTCTGGAGGAGGCCACGGGGTTGGTCGGATCGGTGCGGAGGTTCTTTAGTCTTACGACGTGCCTTGCGTAA
- a CDS encoding type II toxin-antitoxin system VapC family toxin produces MNLVLDSSLALTFVIEDEATPESDAILDSLGNGAVAHVPALWRWEVANGLLMAERRNRITSAESHRHLAHLKALPIEVDASAFEEAWSGAHALARKHKLSIYDAAYLEAAIRHGVALGSLDNGLRAAAKAEQVPLLPEG; encoded by the coding sequence ATGAATCTGGTTCTGGATTCCTCTTTGGCGCTGACGTTTGTGATCGAAGACGAAGCGACCCCAGAGAGCGATGCGATTCTGGACAGCCTCGGCAACGGAGCCGTGGCCCATGTGCCCGCGCTTTGGCGCTGGGAGGTCGCCAACGGACTCCTGATGGCCGAACGCAGGAACCGCATCACTTCGGCTGAAAGCCACCGGCATCTCGCCCATCTGAAGGCGCTTCCCATCGAGGTGGACGCCTCGGCGTTCGAGGAGGCGTGGAGCGGCGCCCATGCACTGGCTCGGAAACACAAGCTGAGCATTTACGATGCGGCGTACCTGGAGGCGGCGATCCGGCACGGTGTGGCGCTTGGGTCTCTGGACAATGGGTTGCGGGCGGCCGCAAAGGCGGAACAGGTGCCACTCTTGCCTGAAGGGTAA
- a CDS encoding type II toxin-antitoxin system prevent-host-death family antitoxin, whose translation MPTTIPASEAKAKFSELLDRVRRGESFSITLHGAEAAQLVPAGRPSLEDVRRTIADMKASRSLLNPRGLPKLRVKDLINEGRQ comes from the coding sequence ATGCCGACGACCATTCCGGCCTCCGAAGCGAAGGCGAAGTTCTCCGAGTTGCTCGACCGCGTCCGCCGCGGTGAGAGTTTCTCCATCACCCTCCACGGCGCGGAGGCGGCCCAGCTTGTGCCTGCCGGTCGCCCGAGTCTGGAGGATGTCCGGCGGACCATCGCGGACATGAAGGCGTCGCGGAGTCTGTTGAACCCGCGCGGCCTGCCAAAGCTCCGGGTCAAGGACCTGATCAACGAAGGACGTCAATGA
- a CDS encoding type II toxin-antitoxin system prevent-host-death family antitoxin: MKTATLRQLRHEFGSVLALVEQGEAVAITKRGKPIAVLSPPARAKTPKAKHRPDFAARLKRIYGDTIVPGDVVVEERQTHLS, translated from the coding sequence ATGAAGACTGCGACGCTGCGTCAACTGCGGCATGAGTTCGGTTCCGTGCTGGCCCTGGTGGAGCAGGGAGAGGCCGTCGCGATCACCAAGCGCGGAAAGCCGATCGCTGTCCTGTCGCCTCCCGCACGGGCGAAGACGCCCAAGGCCAAGCATCGTCCGGACTTCGCCGCACGCCTGAAGCGGATCTATGGCGACACGATCGTTCCCGGAGACGTTGTGGTCGAGGAGCGGCAAACGCACCTTTCGTGA
- a CDS encoding type II toxin-antitoxin system VapC family toxin, whose product MMAYADSSFLARVYTPHADSVKALGWMQKAKDPLPFTPLHRLELRNAIRLRVFRGEISAEQRKLALLEVESDLDSAILTHTPIPWTEAFRETEELGAKHTEDLGVRSIDLLHVGIAIALKATDFLTFDTRQGILARAAGLRVRP is encoded by the coding sequence TTGATGGCCTACGCCGATTCGAGCTTTTTGGCTCGTGTCTACACGCCCCACGCGGATTCCGTAAAGGCATTGGGCTGGATGCAGAAGGCGAAGGATCCGTTGCCTTTTACGCCGTTGCATCGACTCGAACTCCGCAACGCCATACGGCTTCGCGTCTTCCGCGGAGAGATCAGCGCCGAGCAACGGAAACTGGCACTGCTGGAGGTCGAATCGGATTTGGACTCCGCCATCCTTACCCACACCCCCATCCCTTGGACGGAAGCATTCCGCGAAACCGAGGAACTCGGTGCGAAACACACGGAAGACCTCGGGGTACGCAGCATTGACCTGCTCCACGTCGGGATTGCCATCGCGTTGAAGGCAACGGACTTCCTAACGTTCGATACGCGGCAGGGGATTCTCGCGAGGGCTGCCGGACTCCGGGTGAGGCCGTGA